Proteins encoded by one window of Lathyrus oleraceus cultivar Zhongwan6 chromosome 1, CAAS_Psat_ZW6_1.0, whole genome shotgun sequence:
- the LOC127076940 gene encoding rho GDP-dissociation inhibitor 1, producing the protein MSVTTIEGLVSNSENKMGLDDNVKSNEDDNNNINNTSRVEGSDNEEGGTLSRYMSESSVAATEEEEEDEDRKIELGPQCTLKEQLEKDKDDESLRRWKEQLLGGVDINAVGETLEPDVKIVSLAIKSAGRPDIVLPIPEDGNPKGLWFTLKEGSRYRLVFTFQVNHNIVSGLKYTNTVWKTGIKVDSSKEMIGTFSPQSETYTHEMPEETTPSGIFARGAYTARSKFVDDDNKSYLEINYTFDIRKDWQ; encoded by the exons ATGTCTGTAACGACCATTGAAGGATTGGTTTCGAATTCCGAAAATAAGATGGGGTTGGATGACAATGTCAAAAGCAATGAAGACgataataataatattaataacACTTCTCGTGTGGAAGGAAGTGATAACGAAGAAGGAGGTACTCTTAGCAGATACATGAGTGAGAGTTCTGTTGCTGCTactgaggaggaggaggaggatGAAGATAGGAAGATTGAATTGGGTCCACAATGTACCTTAAAGGAACAACTTGAAAAAGATAAG GATGATGAGAGCTTGAGGAGGTGGAAGGAGCAGCTTCTTGGAGGTGTTGATATCAATGCTGTTGGAG AAACCCTGGAGCCGGATGTGAAGATCGTGAGCCTTGCAATAAAATCTGCTGGTAGACCTGATATTGTTCTTCCGATACCAGAAGATGGAAATCCAAAGGGTTTATGGTTTACTTTGAAAGAAGGTAGCCGTTACAGGTTGGTTTTCACTTTTCAGGTCAACCATAACATTGTTTCTGGTCTCAAATACACCAACACTGTCTGGAAAACTGGTATCAAAG TTGATAGCAGTAAAGAAATGATTGGAACCTTCAGCCCTCAATCTGAGACTTACACTCATGAGATGCCTGAAGAGACGACACCGTCTGGAATTTTCGCTAGAGGGGCATATACAGCTAGAAGTAAG TTTGTTGATGATGATAACAAGAGCTACTTGGAGATCAACTACACTTTTGATATCAGAAAGGATTGGCAGTAA